A region from the Flavobacterium enshiense genome encodes:
- the pyrE gene encoding orotate phosphoribosyltransferase, whose product MIFNTDTAKKTAELLLQINAIKLNPKNPFTWASGWKSPIYCDNRITLSFPPIRNYIREEFAKNIEKQFGKPDVIAGVATGAIGIGMLVAEIMGLPFVYVRPEPKKHGRENQVEGFLQKGQSVLVVEDLISTGKSSLQAVEALKAAGANVKGMVAIFTYGFEIAEDNFKKANVELFTLGNYDMLLKEAVAKQYITEDEYDTLKEWRKSPSTWGVEV is encoded by the coding sequence ATGATTTTTAACACAGACACAGCTAAGAAAACTGCCGAATTGCTTTTACAAATAAACGCAATTAAATTAAATCCAAAAAATCCTTTTACATGGGCTTCTGGATGGAAATCGCCTATTTACTGCGATAACCGTATAACTCTCTCATTTCCACCGATAAGAAATTATATCCGTGAGGAATTTGCCAAAAACATCGAAAAACAATTTGGCAAACCTGATGTAATTGCCGGTGTAGCTACAGGTGCTATCGGAATAGGAATGCTTGTTGCCGAAATCATGGGATTACCTTTCGTATATGTTCGCCCAGAACCTAAAAAACACGGACGCGAAAATCAGGTGGAAGGCTTCTTGCAGAAAGGCCAAAGCGTATTGGTTGTTGAGGATTTGATCAGCACCGGAAAAAGCAGCTTACAGGCCGTAGAAGCATTGAAAGCAGCCGGCGCCAATGTCAAAGGAATGGTAGCTATTTTTACATACGGATTCGAAATTGCTGAAGATAATTTCAAAAAAGCCAATGTGGAACTTTTCACGCTTGGTAATTACGATATGCTATTGAAAGAAGCCGTTGCAAAACAATACATAACTGAAGACGAATACGATACTTTGAAAGAATGGCGTAAAAGTCCATCTACCTGGGGAGTAGAAGTATAA
- a CDS encoding SRPBCC family protein, producing the protein MNLESPKVNVEKSADYLFDSLTDVKNFEKLMPESIAKFEVLDDNAFIFGLKGMPEIKLKMKDKTAPNKVVLGAASDKLPFTLTANINSLTPNTSEVQLLFVGDFNPMMAMMVKGPISKFIETLAANMNKL; encoded by the coding sequence ATGAATTTAGAAAGCCCTAAAGTTAACGTTGAAAAATCGGCAGATTATTTATTCGATTCACTGACAGACGTTAAGAATTTTGAAAAATTAATGCCGGAAAGCATTGCCAAATTTGAAGTTTTAGACGACAACGCTTTTATCTTCGGACTGAAAGGCATGCCGGAAATAAAATTGAAAATGAAAGACAAAACAGCTCCAAACAAAGTTGTTTTGGGGGCAGCCAGCGACAAATTACCATTTACATTAACGGCCAACATCAATTCATTGACACCAAATACTTCAGAAGTTCAATTACTTTTCGTAGGCGACTTCAACCCAATGATGGCCATGATGGTGAAAGGCCCGATTTCGAAATTCATTGAAACCCTTGCAGCAAACATGAACAAACTGTAA
- the rsfS gene encoding ribosome silencing factor gives MAKKENNNDVLLANIIKGIEEVKGNNIDILDLRAIENTVCDYFVICNGNSNTQVNAIVNSIQKIVSRDLKDKPWHVEGTENGEWVLMDYVNIVVHVFQKHIREYYNIESLWGDAKITSIENKY, from the coding sequence ATGGCGAAAAAGGAGAATAACAATGATGTATTATTAGCTAACATCATTAAAGGAATTGAAGAAGTAAAAGGTAACAACATAGATATACTGGATTTAAGAGCAATCGAAAACACCGTGTGCGACTACTTCGTAATTTGTAACGGTAACTCCAACACACAGGTTAACGCTATTGTTAACTCAATTCAAAAAATAGTTTCTAGAGATTTAAAAGACAAACCTTGGCACGTTGAAGGTACTGAAAACGGCGAATGGGTTTTGATGGATTATGTAAACATTGTGGTTCACGTTTTCCAAAAACACATCCGTGAGTACTACAACATCGAGAGTTTATGGGGTGATGCCAAAATCACTTCTATCGAAAACAAATACTAA
- a CDS encoding biotin--[acetyl-CoA-carboxylase] ligase: protein MNIIKLSATSSTNDFLKALLTKQFVENFTVVTAENQTSGRGQMGAVWAVESGKNLTFSVLVKDVLPDINTIFHLNVLVAICLTEVLEQLKIPNIAIKWPNDILADNKKIAGILIENSLKSGGEIVSVVGIGLNVNQKNFDGLPKAGSLCGILNREFDKDEILISIVETLKRNVALLQNKDYGLFWEKYNQRLFKKGLPMPFEDKDGFRFMGIIQGVTANGKLEVLLEDDSVKTFEIKEIQMLY from the coding sequence ATGAACATCATCAAACTCAGTGCCACATCTTCAACAAATGACTTTTTGAAAGCATTGCTGACAAAGCAGTTTGTTGAGAATTTTACTGTTGTGACTGCAGAAAATCAAACTTCGGGTCGCGGTCAAATGGGGGCGGTTTGGGCGGTTGAATCTGGTAAAAACCTGACTTTTAGTGTGTTGGTAAAAGATGTGTTGCCGGATATAAACACTATTTTTCATCTGAATGTGCTTGTTGCTATATGTCTTACCGAAGTTTTGGAACAACTTAAAATTCCTAATATAGCTATTAAATGGCCAAACGACATTTTGGCAGATAATAAAAAAATTGCCGGTATTTTAATTGAAAACAGTTTGAAGAGCGGAGGAGAAATTGTTTCCGTTGTGGGTATCGGACTGAATGTGAATCAAAAAAACTTTGATGGTTTGCCAAAAGCGGGTTCTTTATGCGGAATTTTAAATCGGGAATTCGATAAGGACGAGATTTTGATTTCCATAGTTGAAACTTTAAAGCGCAACGTTGCTTTACTTCAAAATAAAGACTATGGTCTGTTTTGGGAAAAGTACAATCAGAGGTTATTCAAAAAAGGACTTCCAATGCCATTTGAAGATAAAGATGGTTTCCGGTTTATGGGAATCATTCAAGGGGTTACCGCAAACGGAAAACTTGAAGTTTTGTTGGAAGATGATAGTGTGAAAACATTTGAGATCAAAGAAATTCAGATGTTATATTAA